From Dehalococcoidia bacterium, the proteins below share one genomic window:
- the glnA gene encoding type I glutamate--ammonia ligase: MPTPENVARLIQENNIQVIDLKFNDLPGIWQHFSVPVAELEHGIWEDGVGFDGSSIRGFQKIQESDMNLFLDASTAVVDPACEVPTLSIICDIFDPLTKKEYTRDPRYIAKKAEAYLKSTGIADVSYWGPELEFFIFDDIRFDSTENASYYYVDSIEGEWNTGRDEKPNLGYKPRYKEGYFPVPPHDSYQDLRSQMIIEMAKVGIPVEKQHHEVATAGQGEIDFRYGTLVQTADRVMMYKYIVKNVARKAGKVATFMPKPLFGDNGSGMHTHQSIFKDGRNLMSDPKGYAGISDICKWYIGGLLKHAAAILAFAAPTTNSYKRLVPGYEAPVNLVYSARNRSAVCRIPMYTDHPNAKRIEFRAPDPSCNPYLAFAACLMAGLDGIENKIDPGPPLDKNTYELSEREQRRIRTVPGSLNEALDALERDHAFLLKGGVFTQDVIDTWLEYKRLEIPKVSMRPHPYEFHLYFDA; encoded by the coding sequence ATGCCAACACCGGAAAACGTCGCCAGGCTCATCCAAGAGAACAACATCCAGGTAATCGACCTCAAGTTCAACGACCTGCCGGGTATCTGGCAGCACTTTTCCGTGCCGGTCGCCGAACTCGAGCACGGGATCTGGGAAGACGGCGTCGGCTTCGACGGCTCCAGCATCCGCGGCTTCCAGAAGATCCAGGAATCGGACATGAACCTGTTCCTGGACGCATCGACCGCGGTTGTCGACCCCGCTTGCGAGGTGCCTACCCTCTCGATAATTTGCGACATCTTCGACCCGCTGACGAAGAAGGAGTACACCCGCGACCCGCGCTACATCGCGAAGAAGGCTGAGGCCTATCTGAAGTCGACGGGCATCGCCGACGTTAGCTACTGGGGCCCCGAGCTCGAGTTCTTCATCTTCGACGACATCCGCTTCGACTCGACCGAGAACGCGAGCTACTACTACGTCGACTCCATCGAGGGCGAGTGGAACACGGGGCGCGACGAGAAGCCAAACCTCGGTTACAAGCCTCGCTACAAGGAAGGCTACTTCCCCGTCCCGCCGCACGACTCCTACCAGGACCTGCGCAGCCAGATGATCATCGAGATGGCCAAGGTGGGCATCCCCGTCGAGAAGCAGCACCACGAGGTTGCCACCGCCGGCCAGGGTGAGATCGACTTCCGTTACGGGACCCTGGTCCAGACCGCGGACCGGGTGATGATGTACAAGTACATCGTCAAGAACGTGGCCCGGAAGGCGGGCAAGGTCGCCACGTTCATGCCCAAGCCGCTCTTCGGCGACAACGGCTCCGGCATGCACACGCACCAGAGCATCTTCAAGGACGGCCGGAACCTGATGTCCGACCCCAAGGGCTACGCGGGCATTTCCGACATCTGCAAGTGGTACATCGGCGGGCTGCTGAAGCACGCCGCGGCCATCCTGGCCTTCGCTGCCCCCACCACCAACAGCTACAAGCGCCTGGTGCCCGGCTACGAGGCGCCTGTGAACCTCGTCTACTCCGCCCGCAACCGCTCGGCCGTGTGCCGCATCCCGATGTACACGGACCACCCTAACGCCAAGCGGATCGAGTTCCGCGCCCCGGACCCGAGCTGCAACCCCTACCTCGCTTTCGCGGCTTGCCTCATGGCCGGCCTGGACGGGATCGAGAACAAGATCGACCCCGGCCCGCCGCTGGACAAGAACACTTACGAGCTCTCGGAGCGAGAGCAGCGCCGCATCCGCACCGTGCCGGGCTCGCTGAACGAGGCGCTCGACGCCCTCGAGCGCGACCA
- a CDS encoding P-II family nitrogen regulator has product MNKVEAIVRPERLEAVKDALAGAGFVGLNIVNVTGRGTQKGIVHAGRGGEEYRVDMLPKSKIELVVRDSDTEKVVDIICKAARTGSIGDGKIFIIPVADAIRVRTGERGDAAL; this is encoded by the coding sequence ATGAACAAGGTGGAAGCCATAGTCAGGCCGGAGCGCCTGGAAGCCGTCAAGGACGCTCTCGCGGGCGCCGGGTTCGTGGGGCTGAACATAGTGAACGTCACCGGGCGCGGCACGCAAAAAGGCATCGTGCACGCCGGCCGCGGCGGCGAAGAGTATCGCGTCGACATGCTGCCGAAGAGCAAGATCGAGCTCGTGGTGCGCGACAGCGACACGGAAAAGGTCGTCGACATCATCTGCAAGGCGGCCAGGACCGGCTCCATCGGCGACGGCAAGATCTTCATCATCCCCGTCGCGGACGCGATCCGCGTCCGGACGGGCGAAAGGGGCGACGCCGCGCTGTAG